One genomic region from Anopheles bellator chromosome 2, idAnoBellAS_SP24_06.2, whole genome shotgun sequence encodes:
- the LOC131211583 gene encoding malate dehydrogenase, mitochondrial gives MFVRAVKAAASQGAKNFSTSSQNNVKVAVCGASGGIGQPLSLLLKNSPLVTELSLYDIVHTPGVAADLSHIETHSKVTGYNGPENLEKALKGADIVIIPAGVPRKPGMTRDDLFNTNASIVRDLAAGCAKACPKALIGIISNPVNSTVPIACDTLEKAGVLDPRRVFGVSTLDIVRANTFIGEAAGVDPQKMNVPVIGGHSGVTIIPVLSQTKPAVSFPQDKVAALTERIQEAGTEVVKAKAGAGSATLSMAYAGARFALALARAMNGEQNVVECAYVRSDVTEAKYFATPLVLGKNGLEKNLGLPKLNAFEQELLKKAIPELKKNIQKGEDFVKKN, from the exons ATGTTTGTTCGTGCAGTAAAAGCCGCAGCGAGCCAGGgagcgaaaaacttttccacctcGAGCCAG aACAATGTGAAGGTTGCGGTTTGTGGTGCTTCCGGAGGTATCGGCCAgccgctgtcgctgctgctgaagaaTAGCCCTCTGGTGACAGAGCTGTCGCTGTACGATATTGTCCACACGCCCGGAGTGGCGGCCGATTTGTCGCACATTGAAACCCACTCGAAGGTAACTGGCTACAATGGGCCGGAAAACCTCGAGAAGGCTCTGAAGGGTGCCGACATCGTCATCATTCCGGCCGGCGTTCCCCGCAAACCCGGAATGACTCGTGACGATCTGTTCAACACGAATGCCTCGATTGTGCGCGATCTGGCGGCTGGTTGCGCCAAGGCGTGCCCGAAAGCCCTTATCGGCATCATCTCAAACCCGGTCAACTCAACCGTTCCGATCGCGTGCGATACGCTCGAAAAGGCCGGCGTGCTCGATCCTCGTCGCGTGTTTGGCGTCTCGACGCTGGACATCGTACGTGCAAACACGTTCATCGGCGAGGCGGCCGGTGTGGATCCACAAAAGATGAACGTTCCCGTcatcggtggccactcggGTGTCACGATCATTCCGGTGCTCTCGCAAACGAAACCGGCAGTCAGCTTCCCACAGGACAAGGTGGCCGCATTGACCGAGCGCATCCAGGAGGCTGGCACGGAGGTGGTGAAGGCAAAGGCTGGCGCGGGTTCGGCCACCCTATCGATGGCGTACGCCGGTGCTCGTTTTGCGCTGGCCCTCGCCCGTGCAATGAACGGTGAGCAGAATGTTGTTGAGTGTGCGTACGTTCGGTCGGACGTAACTGAGGCCAAGTACTTCGCTACGCCGCTGGTGCTGGGTAAGAACGGACTAGAAAAGAACCTCGGTTTGCCAAAGTTGAACGCTTTCGAGCAGGAGTTGCTAAAGAAGGCCATCCCAGAGCTAAAGAAGAACATCCAGAAGGGCGAAGACTTTGTCAAGAAAAACTAA
- the LOC131212871 gene encoding zinc finger RNA-binding protein 2 yields the protein MATNNYFGFPHAATQFSTTATGAAYPTTQTGYAVAPAPAPAAASYGTARPAGYDQAYQAAATPGTYATTATAATYDYGYGRSTQTYDTTKTYYQQTPGATAGYSAPGGYDTTGAAPKVIAGFQPAPAPTPYAQPTARATLQPAKPATQYTGHPQSQAQPQAPQSQTYGPQTTGYSQTVTTVHTTPKPAPVVATVTPPNSATNYSNYETALYSATTMYVTQQQQAPATTKAPLGAVGPTGGPPAMTVPGGAVIGGQTAGGGPVGVTGGGGWQGYKKAGGGGMQGGPFKARKPAPKPLLIHYCDVCKISCAGPQTYREHLEGQKHKKRELLAKQAAEPGGTAPARPPNSLHCELCGVTCTGNDAYAAHVRGAKHQKVVKLHTKLGKPIPACDPTPNADEKKATTAGGAAGSGGEGAEHADGGGASGGTGGVVGAESSEESVRPVGSEFIEEIKDDEGKLVSFSCKLCECKFNDPNAKEMHMKGRRHRLQYKKKVQPDLVVDIKPTVKQKKIAEARAHRQAMQEEFWNRRRMADAEMEEDHGMRAFGRHPFFGMLPGRRPESSDDRHVVARHAEIYPKEEELQTIQRIVSHTERALKLVSDVMTTGGVSAAAAAAAPADGSKRDAPIDQQTKEQTTASPQQSSQQAATSGKPDAANQMISFHKEAEGTAIRLLKGVMRVGLLAKGLLLHGDNCVQLVVLCAEKPTTSLLKRVVTELPMQLKKIAEDHKYTVTMAPVEGSVLVSDGTITVKISLTSPLLREANASSAEQAAQNTEDLLPREPCLQALAALRHAKWFQARATGLQSCVMIMRIMRDLCQRIPIWSHISQWAMELLIEKIISSAGVPLTPGECLRRVMEAISSAVLINGPGLLDPCEKEPEDALAGLSKQQREDVTVSAQMFLRYIAFRQIYKVLGIEPLPPPKFAGNRNWRFNRKRRRSGAEGNESEADSKMIKKEDVKMETGGGAAGGPTPGTSGAGLSMDITTSK from the exons ATGGCCACAAATAACTATTTTGGGTTTCCGCATGCAGCGACACAATTCAG TACCACTGCCACTGGAGCGGCCTACCCGACGACACAGACGGGTTACGCTgtagctccggctccggctccagcTGCTGCCTCCTACGGAACTGCGCGTCCGGCGGGCTACGATCAGGCCTATCAAGCGGCAGCTACACCAGGCACCTATGCAA ccacggcaacggcagcaacgtACGACTACGGTTACGGGCGCTCAACGCAGACATACGACACAACGAAGACATATTATCAGCAGACGCCCGGTGCAACGGCTGGATATAGTGCTCCAGGCGGGTACGATACGACCGGAGCTGCTCCGAAGGTGATTGCCGGCTttcaaccggcaccggcaccgacaccTTACGCGCAACCTACCGCACGGGCAACGCTTCAGCCGGCAAAACCTGCGACTCAGTACACCGGTCATCCTCAGTCGCAGGCACAGCCACAGGCGCCCCAATCACAAACATATGGGCCGCAAACGACGGGTTACTCGCAAACCGTGACCACCGTTCACACGACCCCGAAACCGGCTCCGGTAGTGGCCACCGTAACGCCACCGAATAGTGCAACCAACTATTCCAACTACGAAACTGCACTGTACAGTGCCACTACTATGTATGttacacagcagcagcaagctcCGGCCACCACAAAAGCTCCCCTTGGTGCGGTTGGCCCCACTGGCGGCCCACCGGCTATGACGGTTCCTGGCGGGGCCGTTATTGGTGGTCAaactgccggtggtggaccggtaggtgtcaccggtggcggtggttggcAAGGCTACAAGAAGGCTGGCGGTGGAGGCATGCAGGGTGGTCCCTTCAAGGCACGTAAGCCAGCCCCGAAACCGCTGCTCATCCACTATTGCGATGTCTGCAAGATAAGCTGCGCGGGACCGCAAACTTATCGCGAACATCTCGAAGGCCAGAAGCACAAGAAACGCGAGCTGTTGGCAAAGCAAGCGGCAGAACCGGGCGGTACGGCTCCAGCACGGCCGCCAAACAGTTTACACTGTGAGCTGTGCGGTGTCACGTGCACGGGCAATGATGCTTACGCGGCGCACGTGCGTGGAGCAAAGCACCAGAAGGTGGTGAAGCTACACACGAAGCTCGGCAAACCGATTCCTGCTTGCGATCCAACACCAAATGCTGACGAAAAGAAGGCAAccactgctggtggtgccgcgGGATCCGGTGGCGAGGGCGCTGAGCacgccgacggtggtggggCCAGTGGTGGAACCGGAGGCGTGGTTGGTGCGGAGTCGTCAGAAGAGTCTGTCCGTCCGGTGGGCAGCGAGTTCATCGAGGAGATCAAGGACGACGAAGGAAAGCTGGTGAGCTTCAGCTGCAAGCTGTGCGAGTGCAAATTTAACGATCCAAACGCGAAGGAGATGCACATGAAGGGGCGTCGCCACCGGTTACAGTACAAGAAGAAGGTACAGCCTGATCTCGTAGTTGACATTAAGCCGAcggtgaagcaaaaaaagattGCTGAAGCACGCGCACACCGGCAAGCGATGCAGGAGGAATTTTGGAATCGCCGAAGGATGGCCGATGCAGAGATGGAGGAGGATCACGGTATGCGCGCGTTCGGGCGCCATCCGTTCTTCGGTATGCTGCCCGGTCGGCGTCCGGAATCGTCCGACGATCGGCACGTGGTGGCACGTCACGCGGAGATCTACCCGAAGGAAGAGGAACTGCAGACTATTCAGCGTATCGTGTCACATACCGAGCGAGCGCTAAAGCTGGTATCCGATGTGATGACCACCGGTGGAGTGtcggctgccgccgctgccgcagcaCCGGCCGATGGCTCCAAAAGGGATGCCCCGATCGACCAGCAGACGAAGGAACAAACCACTGCTTCACCTCAGCAGTCATCGCAGCAAGCGGCGACCAGTGGTAAGCCGGATGCAGCTAATCAAATGATTTCCTTCCATAAGGAAGCTGAAGGCACGGCCATTCGTTTGCTGAAAGGGGTAATGCGTGTAGGTCTGTTGGCAAAAG GCTTGCTCTTGCACGGTGACAATTGCGTGCAGCTTGTTGTGTTGTGCGcggaaaaaccaacaactTCGCTGTTGAAACGCGTTGTAACGGAGTTACCGATGCAGCTGAAGAAGATCGCCGAAGATCACAAATACACCGTCACCATGGCGCCAGTCGAAGGATCAGTACTTGTATCGGATGGTACGATTACGGTAAAGATATCGCTGACTTCACCGCTGCTGCGCGAAG caaatgCATCTTCAGCGGAGCAGGCTGCTCAAAATACCGAAGATCTTCTGCCACGCGAGCCCTGCCTGCAGGCGCTAGCTGCCCTACGTCATGCGAAATGGTTCCAg GCTAGGGCTACGGGACTTCAATCGTGCGTGATGATCATGCGAATTATGCGCGATCTGTGCCAACGTATACCGATCTGGAGCCACATCAGCCAATGG GCGATGGAACTGTTGATTGAGAAAATAATCTCATCCGCCGGCGTTCCGCTAACGCCGGGCGAGTGCTTGCGCCGTGTGATGGAGGCAATCTCTTCCGCTGTCCTTATAAATGGCCCCGGGCTGCTCGATCCGTGTGAAAAGGAACCAGAAGATGCGCTGGCCGGTTTAAGCAAGCAGCAGCGCGAAGACGTTACCGTGTCGGCGCAGATGTTTCTACGCTACATAGCGTTCCGACAGATTTACAAGGTGCTAGGTATCGAACCGCTACCACCGCCAAAGTTTGCCGGCAATCGCAACTGGCGCTTCAACCGCAAGCGCCGACGTTCCGGTGCGgaaggaaacgaaagcgaaG CCGATAGCAAGATGATTAAGAAAGAAGACGTCAAAATGGagaccggtggcggcgctgctgGCGGGCCAACGCCGGGTACCAGTGGCGCCGGTTTATCGATGGACATAACAACATCCAAATAA
- the LOC131212001 gene encoding LOW QUALITY PROTEIN: uncharacterized protein LOC131212001 (The sequence of the model RefSeq protein was modified relative to this genomic sequence to represent the inferred CDS: substituted 1 base at 1 genomic stop codon), with the protein MDVAMMQRASEGAEGFPHSINNNNGDGSAAAAGYEKAAAGGVAGYEIANEATPREQTSKMSSSVASILDDTTPSDSGVQLLDSESSGLNESMISSAGGFEFDIGATPPPPPPPTAVPQGGSSPMVEEVLNNNNNQHGTRPMEVEGEEDEEETIAGKFAEISLSHPAQHDTAKVGLGEEKQTTDQEVGEGIEVDPAMAASQLPDELISSTCSTFDTENIVYRRRIKKVPSNKTPKKRVSFHEDILKNTKTDNIHIEHGFITYKTGGGAGAGKKVAKGRYSWCTEDDGDFDYGNEEACEGRQYVYRNACSDVLDYGKTDVFENVEDEQNYVKYDNSGIFEYGPLERSRRAMGGGVLYKCSCSDSNSSLDSGEGNERTNYRQAKSNSCECIGGPTGKLHRGGGGTKHHSNNNNNNVISDNCYYSEPSIEHLDEFNGNVTSSASEVDREQQFVKSVWSKEKKPKSSCLKKTKRNSIYTNVVVPEYDLNRKVKKFNVHQRLSVIDNSRMIFGSLKDIFGITLPERGVPEGSEDMSSVRECIPETHDDQLAVVDGDFTVVPKPKSFLSKSLDGGFNARSGGGRSGGGGKKYVHNVDEQLRRKNDDDLYAPSRKNSVEDQEPEGQEGPMDAAPEIPPPAAEREQEAPTPPQSVGGTTTVSGAAYRNKFIINGESTVFEHTGVSYCFEDEQRKSPLEEDKELPVGETTGGSFIGKTQIKKKLSNIFQKINVISSSASTPTPVPCSGDGDEDGETVDGKVVNRTETDDVRPPARDTGDIAKQANAGTAMESSNISSCGSEHSEQSTFSGKTSSTSTASREGALLSSPKGSIAGVTSRHLSSPARKKSLTTTRMEPSRHHRMMPDLFNITPRHLQTLDRQLVEEFDDILTVTAMTDDQSQHLNEDKRSGNVEEEIIGLGTKDDLVILDYPPASSASSSVQTPLTPHSEDYSEGMAESLTKTAAANRQPFRARHHGHNTMTSSTSSSTSTASKSSLINRFLRNVTQKKILEATIKQNPFFKSKLNGERKLFESLVPRGAPSVNRELIEDLNAEIAMEIELSASGCQLERVELNDTYAQSAATERCPLALGGVKFDGGGIGVGELPVELFSAGERRLSIYRNDGEVLMKVFKLFNGYSREGYMTPVLVFLTDRTLYVTDQVRNRLCNKFVLPYAELDVILVGPYGNTVLLSNSARDMQQVLLAGGPYPAEGLVSSLELCARRGGSVLPAVGQLTLDHLAPLQAFVRDHSSVSREDSWKYYAVVNVPAGTLGGEDTPLGPHIKGPLMHRRMSHAGFVDNWAAGYFLLKAGVLYLFGDASQKLPTWAVALAECQGARRSVSSGRPYCFELLLRTGALQLAAPDEYVASDWLQALVQAASGVRCCCESKCRSQRVTXFGFVLPFQLFEVQERRRTLGCTLIMTSNHLLTLREDFSAPLRRSTAIGNGGEISQPSPSSSSQQILLTNSSPSKENISPNIQRKGSNVSSNTGGILQDNHSEISSVRSNCSTPTRSHVPLGGMDRRSNCSSTSTPTRSSLLLQQTNSSPARSLSRVMSAANGVSSSTPPSAAAEYAATSVDREEKSYTNMTSFYGKNSGVEVLTCASIDEMSAVKIPAVASNWWCILEFECQEVRENSDDLVVFFSTSAEQERFLSMLAAIWHAKKRDPFPAAIISRDDTVYDHCSKLFLEINRSWEPLLSAALGYPQ; encoded by the exons atggATGTCGCAATGATGCAGCGAGCCAGTGAGGGTGCCGAAGGGTTTCCGCACAGTatcaacaataataatggcgatggtagtgctgctgccgctggctaCGAGAAGGCCGCAGCTGGCGGTGTAGCGGGCTACGAAATTGCAAATGAAGCAACTCCTCGCGAGCAGACGTCAAAGATGAGCTCCAGTGTGGCCAGCATTCTAGACGACACGACTCCGAGTGATTCGGGTGTGCAGCTGCTGGATTCCGAGTCCAGTGGATTGAATGAATCGATGATTTCCAGTGCAGGTGGGTTCGAGTTTGATATCGGTGctacaccgccaccgccgccgccaccgacagcggTGCCCCAAGGCGGCAGCAGCCCAATGGTTGAAGAAgtcctcaacaacaacaacaaccaacatGGCACAAGGCCCATGGAGGTGGAAggcgaggaggacgaagaagaaaccatTGCTGGAAAGTTTGCCGAAATCAGCCTAAGCCACCCTGCGCAGCATGACACGGCCAAGGTCGGTCTCGGAGAGGAAAAACAGACTACCGACCAGGAGGTGGGAGAAGGAATCGAAGTCGATCCAGCGATGGCGGCGAGCCAGCTTCCGGATGAGCTCATATCGAGCACCTGCTCCACGTTCGACACGGAAAACATTGTCTATCGGCGGCGCATCAAAAAGGTGCCGAGTAACAAAACGCCCAAGAAGCGCGTTTCATTCCACGAAGACATCTTGAAGAACACGAAAACAGACAACATCCACATCGAGCACGGATTCATCACGTACAAGAcgggtggtggcgctggcgccGGCAAGAAGGTTGCCAAGGGGCGCTACTCATGGTGTACGGAGGACGACGGTGACTTTGATTATGGGAACGAGGAGGCGTGCGAAGGGCGACAGTACGTGTATCGCAACGCTTGTTCGGATGTGCTGGACTACGGGAAGACGGATGTGTTCGAGAATGTGGAGGACGAGCAGAACTACGTAAAGTACGACAATTCGGGAATCTTCGAGTACGGGCCACTGGAGCGCAGCCGGCGGGCGATGGGTGGCGGCGTGCTGTACAAGTGCAGCTGCTCCGATTCCAACTCGAGCCTCGATTCCGGTGAGGGTAACGAGCGGACCAACTATCGGCAGGCAAAGTCCAACAGTTGCGAGTGTATCGGTGGCCCAACCGGAAAGCTgcaccggggcggcggcggcaccaaaCACCatagtaacaacaacaataacaacgtgATATCGGACAACTGTTACTACAGCGAGCCAAGCATCGAGCATCTGGATGAGTTCAATGGAAACGTCACGAGCAGCGCCAGCGAAGTTGACCGCGAGCAGCAATTTGTAAAGTCGGTCTGGAGCAAGGAGAAGAAACCAAAGAGCAGCTGTCTGAAGAAGACGAAGCGCAACAGCATCTACACGAACGTAGTGGTGCCGGAATACGATCTGAACCGAAAGGTGAAAAAGTTCAATGTGCATCAGCGGCTGTCGGTGATCGACAATAGCAGGATGATCTTTGGCTCGTTGAAGGATATATTCGGGATCACGCTCCCGGAGCGCGGTGTTCCGGAGGGCTCGGAGGATATGTCGTCGGTACGCGAGTGCATACCGGAAACGCACGACGATCAGCTGGCGGTAGTGGACGGGGATTTCACCGTcgtgccgaaaccgaaatcgttTTTGTCGAAAAGTCTTGATGGTGGGTTTAACGCACGCAGCGGAGGAGGTCGTTCGGGTGGAGGTGGTAAGAAGTACGTTCACAACGTGGACGAACAGCTGCGCCGCAAGAACGATGACGATCTGTATGCTCCGAGTCGGAAGAATAGTGTCGAAGATCAGGAGCCGGAGGGACAGGAAGGACCGATGGATGCGGCACCGGAGATACCACCGCCGGCTGCGGAGCGCGAACAAGAAGCTCCTACGCCACCTCAATCGGTCGGCGGAACTACCACGGTCAGCGGTGCCGCCTATCGGaataaatttatcatcaaCGGTGAGAGCACGGTCTTTGAGCATACCGGCGTATCGTACTGCTTCGAGGACGAGCAAAGGAAATCACCGCTCGAAGAGGACAAAGAGCTGCCGGTCGGAGAAACAACCGGAGGATCGTTCATTGGCAAGACGCAGATCAAAAAGAAGCTTTCgaacattttccaaaaaatTAACGTAATCAGTTCGAGCGCTTCCACTCCCACACCGGTTCCATGTTCCGGCGATGGTGATGAGGATGGCGAAACGGTTGATGGGAAAGTCGTAAACCGAACAGAAACAGACGATGTACGACCACCGGCACGAGACACTGGGGACATCGCAAAGCAAGCCAATGCCGGCACTGCAATGGAAAGTAGCAACATTTCGTCGTGTGGCAGTGAGCATTCCGAACAGTCTACTTTTTCGGGCAAAACGTCCAGCACCTCAACCGCGAGCAGGGAAGGGGCCTTGTTGAGCTCACCCAAAGGATCAATCGCTGGCGTTACCAGTCGTCATTTGTCGTCACCTGCGCGTAAAAAATCGCTAACGACGACGCGCATGGAACCGTcccggcaccaccggatgATGCCTGATCTGTTCAATATCACGCCTCGGCACCTGCAAACTCTCGATCGCCAGTTGGTGGAAGAATTTGATGACATCCTGACCGTAACGGCGATGACGGATGATCAGTCTCAGCACCTGAACGAAGATAAACGGAGCGGCAATGTGGAAGAGGAAATAATTGGCCTTGGAACGAAGGATGATCTCGTGATTCTTGACTATCCCCCAGCGTCCAGTGCGTCGAGTTCTGTGCAAACCCCTCTAACACCCCATTCGGAGGACTATTCCGAGGGAATGGCTGAATCACTAACGAAGACGGCGGCAGCCAAC cgGCAACCATTCCGAGCACGCCATCACGGTCACAACACGATGACGTCATCGACGAGCAGCTCCACGTCGACGGCTTCGAAAAGTTCACTAATCAATCGCTTTCTGCGGAACGTGACGCAGAAGAAGATCCTGGAGGCGACGATCAAGCAAAATCCCTTCTTCAAGTCCAAACTGAACGGAGAGCGCAAGTTGTTCGAAAGCCTCGTCCCACGCGGTGCGCCGTCCGTGAACCGGGAGCTGATTGAGGATCTGAACGCCGAAATCGCGATGGAGATCGAGTTATCCGCTTCCGGCTGCCAGCTGGAGAGGGTTGAGCTGAACGATACGTACGCGCAGTCGGCAGCGACGGAACGTTGTCCGTTGGCACTCGGGGGTGTAAAGTttgacggtggcggcatcgGGGTCGGTGAGCTGCCGGTCGAACTATTCTCGGCCGGCGAACGACGGCTGTCGATCTATCGGAACGATGGCGAAGTACTGATGAAGGTTTTCAAGTTGTTCAACGGATATAGTCGCGAGGGTTACATGAccccggtgctggtgtttcTGACCGATCGTACACTATACGTCACGGATCAGGTGCGGAATCGGCTGTGCAACAAGTTCGTGTTGCCATACGCCGAGCTGGACGTGATTTTGGTCGGACCGTATGGCAACACGGTGTTGCTGAGCAATTCGGCGCGCGATATGCAgcaggtgctgctggccggaggCCCTTACCCGGCCGAAGGGTTGGTATCGAGCCTAGAACTGTGCGCCCGGCGGGGAGGCTCAGTGCTTCCGGCGGTAGGGCAATTGACGTTAGACCATCTGGCACCACTGCAGGCGTTCGTGCGCGACCACTCGAGCGTTAGCCGGGAAGATTCTTGGAAGTACTACGCGGTGGTAAATGTCCCGGCCGGAACGCTTGGTGGTGAGGACACTCCACTCGGACCGCACATCAAAGGTCCGCTGATGCATCGCCGGATGTCACACGCCGGGTTCGTGGATAACTGGGCGGCAGGATACTTTTTGCTCAA AGCTGGAGTGTTGTATCTGTTTGGTGATGCATCGCAGAAATTACCCACATGGGCCGTGGCGTTGGCCGAATGCCAAGGAGCACGGCGTTCGGTAAGCTCCGGACGGCCCTACTGTTTCGAGTTACTGCTCCGCACCGGAGCTCTTCAGCTGGCCGCTCCCGACGAGTATGTGGCCTCGGATTGGCTGCAAGCTCTCGTACAAGCAGCTAGTGGGGTACGATGTTGCTGCGAATCGAAGTGTCGCTCCCAGCGAGTAACATAATTTGGATTTGTATTACCGTTTCAGCTTTTCGAAGTCCAAGAACGTCGCCGTACTCTTGGTTGCACACTGATCATGACCTCAAACCATCTGCTTACCCTGCGAGAAGACTTTAGCGCACCGCTGCGGCGTAGTACGGCCATCGGCAACGGTGGCGAAATCAGCCAACCGTCACCATCCTCCTCGTCGCAACAAATTCTGCTCACAAATTCGTCACCCTCGAAGGAGAACATTAGTCCCAACATTCAACGGAAGGGTAGCAATGTTTCGAGTAACACGGGGGGCATCCTACAGGATAATCATAGCGAG ATAAGCTCCGTGCGTTCCAACTGCAGCACCCCAACCCGATCGCACGTTCCACTGGGCGGAATGGACCGGCGTTCCAACTGCTCTTCTACAAGTACCCCGACCCGAAGCAGCCTGCTCCTGCAGCAAACGAATTCTTCCCCCGCCCGAAGCCTTTCCCGGGTAATGTCGGCAGCTAACGGTGTCTCATCTTcgacaccaccatcagcagcagcagagtatGCCGCCACTAGCGTGGACCGGGAAGAGAAGAGCTATACCAACATGACCAGCTTCTATGGCAAAAACTCGGGGGTCGAAGTGCTCACCTGTGCCAGCATCGACGAAATGTCGGCCGTTAAAATACCGGCCGTTGCCTCAAACTGGTGGTGCATTCTG GAATTCGAGTGTCAAGAGGTGAGAGAGAATTCCGACGATTTGGTTGTATTCTTTTCCACCAGCGCCGAACAGGAACGCTTTCTGTCAATGCTGGCCGCCATTTGGCACGCAAAGAAG CGTGATCCTTTCCCTGCTGCTATCATCAGCAGAGATGATACGGTTTACGATCACTGTTCGAAACTGTTTCTGGAGATCAACCGTTCCTGGGAACCACTGCTTTCGGCTGCCTTGGGATACCCACAGTAA